ATCGTTCTCAAGGTGCTGCTGCCCGAAGCCCTGCCGGCCATCGCGCTCGGCCTGACGCTGACCGTGGTCAGCCTCATCGGCTACTCCGCCATGGTCGGCGCGGTCGGCGCCGGCGGCCTCGGCGATCTCGGCATCCGCTTCGGCTACCAGCGCTTCATGCCCGACGTCATGGCGGCCGTGGTGGTGGTTCTGATCGTGCTGGTCCAGGCGGTCCAGACCATTGGCGAAGCCATTGCCCGCAAGGTCAACAAGCGCATCCGCCGCGCCTGAGCGGCGCCCTCAAATCTTGAACCTGGAGACACCCATGTCCGATCGCTTCAACTTCGACCGCCGCACCTTGCTCGGCGCCGGCACCGCCACCCTCGCGACCCTCGCCGCTCCCGGCCTCGTCCGGGCGCAGGCGCCCACCACCATCCGCATCGGCGGCACCGGCGGCCCGCATTCGCAGATCCTGGAAGCCGTGAAGCCGGTCGCCGCCAGGCGCGGCCTCGACCTCAAGATCACCGAGTTCTCCGACTACATCATCCCGAACGCGGCACTTGCCGCCGGCGAGCTCGATGCCAATTCCTATCAGCACAAGCCGTTCCTGGATCAGCAGAACGCCGACCGGAAATACGATCTGGTCAGCGTCGGTCTGACCGTCAATTTCCCGCTCGGCGTCTATTCCAAGAAGTACAAGACCTGGGCCGAGGTTCCGGACGGCGCGCAGATCGCCATCCCGAACGACCCGACCAATGGCGGCCGCACGCTGCTCCTGTTCCAGGACAAGGGACTGATCAAGCTGAAGCCCGGCGTCGGCTATAGCCCGACCGTCGTCGACATCATCGAGAACACCAGGAAGTTCCGCTTCCTGGAGATCGAGGCGGCCCAGACGCCACGCTCGCTCGACGACGTCGCGGCCGCCGCGGTCAATACCAATTTCGCCATCCCCGCCGGCCTCAATCCGACCCGTGACGCGCTGCTGCGCGAGGACCCGAAGGGGCCTTACGTCAACCTGATCGCGGTGCGCGCCATCGACAAGGACAAACCCTGGGTCAAGCCGCTTGTCGAGAGCTACCAGTCGGCGGAGGTCAAGGCCTTCATCGACAAGACCTTCCAGGGTTCCGTGATCGCCTCCTGGTAAGGGCCGGCAGCCGGGCCGACGAAGAGGCTCACGGCGGCGGCATTCACATCTCTCATGAATGCCGAGGTCGTCGCGAGGACACCCCCTAAACCTCCCCCCGGCGGGGGGAGGTCGGCCGAAGGCCGGGAGAGCGGGAATTGAGACTTTAGAATCCGCCTTGCCCTCGTCGCACGGTGGCTTCTCGTCTCGCTCCTCGCCCCCTCTCCCGACCTGCGCTGCGCTCCGGTCGACCTCTCCCCGCCGGGGCGAGGTGGGGGCGGTGGTTCAGGTGCATTCCGTTCCGCTGCTACAATTCAAAACGTTTGTGCCCAGGATAAGGGGCCGGCAGCGATGCCGGCCCTTTTTCATTCCGCCGGCATGGCGGCCGTTTCTTCGCGGTCGCGCGGGAAGGTCAGGGCGGCCAGCGCGATCAGCACGCACAGGCCGGCGAGCACCTGGAAGGTCAGGGTGAAGCCGCCGGAACGATGCAGCCAGGCGACCAGCCAGACCGCGCCGGCGCCAACCCCGAAGGTCATGGTGTAGCGCGCCGCAAAGGCGCGGGCCCGCCACTCGTCGCTGGTATATTTGCCGGTCATCGCGTCGTTCAGCGTCACCTGGCTGTACATGATGGTGACCACCCCGGTCGCCGCGATCAGCATGGTCCAGTCCTGGGCGACCGAGGCGAGCAGCAGGAACGGCGTCAGCGCGAAACCGATCGGGATGAACAGGCTGCGCAGCGGATAGCGGTCGATCAGATGGCCGACGGTATATTGCGAGATCGCGCCGCAGAGATAGACCAGGAAGCCGATCGTGCCGATCACCGCCGGCGCCGAGCCGAACAGGGTGATGCGTTCCTGGATCAGCTTGGGCAGCGCCACCGTCACGGCATTGAAGGTGATGCCGAGCGAAAAGGCGACGAACAGCAGGATGACGAAGACCCGCATCATCTCGTCGCGGCCGATGCGCGCCTGGCCGCCGGCCTTCGAGCCGAGCCGCTTCTCGTCCCGGACATTGGCCATGAAGGCGACACCGACGAGAATGCTGACGGCCCCTGGGATGAAGAAGGCGGCCCGCCAGCCGAACCATTGGGTCAGCGCCCCGGTGATCAGCGCCGACAGCGCGACGCCCAGATTGCCCCAGACGCCGTTGATGCCGATGTCGCGGCCGAGCCTTTGCGCATGCGACACCAGCATGGCGGTGCCGACCGGGTGATAGATCGCGCCGAAGGCGCCAATGGCGGTGAGCCCGATCGCAAGCTCAGTGGCATTGCGGGCAAGACCGGTCGCCGCGACCGCCAGCCCGCCGCCAATGAAAAAGATCACCAGCATGTTGCGCCGGCTCCACCGGTCGCCAAGCCAGCCGGCCGGCAGCGACAAGGCGCCGAAGGCGATGAAGCCGCCGAGCGACAAAGGCAGCAGGTCGCCGAAGGGCACGCCGAATTCGGTCGCCATGGTCAGCACGGCCGTGGCGAAGATCAGCATCATCAGATGGTCGAGCGCATGGGCAATATTGATATAGGCGATGACGGTGGTCGGGCGGTTCATCAGGCACGTCCATTGGCAGGATCAGTGGCGCCAGCCTAGGATGGCTTATGAAGGATGTAACGCCAACTCCTGTCGATAAGACGCCAGATACTGCGTTCGAGGCTGGCATCGGCGTGCTGGCCCGGCGCTACCCGCAGGGCACCCATCTCGCCCTGCACCGGCATGAGACGGCCCAGCTGATCTTCGCGGTGTCAGGCACCATGCAGGTCACCACGCCAACCGGCCGCTGGCTGGTTCCACCCGAGCGCGCCGTATGGGTGCCGGCCCGTTTCGCCCACGCCATCGACATGCTCTCCGATGTCGAGATGCGCTCGACCTATGTGGCGGCGGGCGCCGCGCATGACGGCTGGGTGGCCGCAGCGCCCGGGCAAGACCGGGTGATTGCCGTCTCGGGCCTGCTGCGCGCCCTGATCCTGGCCCAGTTCGACCAGCCGCTCGCGCCCGGGCGGCGGCGGGCCGTCACCGCCCTGCTGCTCGACGAAGTGGCACGCGCCGAGGCCGCGCCGACCTTCGTGCCGATGCCAAAAAGTCCGGCCATGATCCGGCTTGCCGAAAGTGTCGTCGCCGATCCCGCCGGCGCTGCCGATCTGGCCGATCTCGCCGCCCGTGCCGGCACCTCGGTGCGCACCGCCTCGCGGCTGTTTCCGGCCGAGACGGCGCTGACCTTCAAGGCCTGGCGGCAGCGCGCCCGCATCATGGCGGCGATCCAGGTTCTCGGCCGCGGGGTGAGCGTGAAAGAGGCTGCGCGCAGCCTGGGCTTTTCATCCTCGGCGGCTTTCGGCGCCGCCTTCAGGAGCGTCACCGGCAAGACCCCCGGCGGCTTTTTCGAACCGAGGCCGTAGCTCGATCCGGCAAGGAGCACTCCCACCATGCCTGCGCCCATCGATTTCGCCGTGCGGCCCTATCGGGCGAGCGACCTCGACGCCGTCATCGCGATCTTTCTCGGCGCCATCAGGCAGGTCGCCTCGAAGGACTATGATCCGGCGCAGATCGATGCCTGGGCGCAGGTCGATCGAGCGGCATGGGGCCAAAGGCGGCTGAGCCGAACAACCTTTGTCGCGGTTGTCGGCCAGGTGGTTGTCGGTTTCGCCGATCTCGAGCCGGACGGCCATCTGGACATGATGTTCGTTCATCCCGCTTATCAGAGGATGGGCATTGCCTCCCTCCTGCTTGCAACCGTCGAGGCGACGGCCGGCACACGGAGGATCCCCTGGATCCGGGCCGAAGTCAGCATCACCGCCCGTCCATTCTTTGAAAGCCGGGGGTTCCAGCTTGTCGCGACACAGGAGGTTGCATTGCGCGGCCAGCTCCTGACCAACCACCGCATGCAGAAGGCGATCGCGCAGCACATGACCGCTCCGACCTGAGCGATCACGCGCCGCGGCGCGCAAGGCCAGCGGATTCATACGTCCCGGATAAGACCAATGTCTTCGGTGCCTGGCGCATGCTCGCCCGGGTGCGCAAGGAGAGCGGCCCCAGGCGAGCGTGCGTCAGGCCGCCCGCCGCCCACCCGGCGCCGCTGCGGCCTCGGGCTCGCCGGTCAGCGCGTGCAGGAAATGGCGCACCTCTTCGGCAAGCCTCGATGATTGTTCGCCGAGATCGCTGGATGTGGTGAACACCTCGCTTGCCACATCCTTGGTCTGGTCGATGCCGGCATTCACCTGCGACACGTTGGACGACAATGTGCGGGTGGTCTGCGCCGCCATCTGGGCGCTGGCCGCGATCTCGCGGGTGGCCGCATCCTGCTCCTCGATCGCTCCGGCAATCGAACTGGTCACCGCGTGAATTTCGGCCATGGTGCGCGCCACGTCGCGGATGGTGCCGACGGCGCTGGCGGTCGACGCCTGGATACCGGCGATCTGCTGCGCGATCTCGTCGGTCGCCTTGGAGGTCTGGGCCGCGAGCTGCTTGACCTCCTGCGCGACGACGGCGAATCCGCGCCCGGCCTCGCCGGCCCGCGCCGCCTCGATCGTCGCGTTGAGCGCCAGGAGGTTGGTCTGCGAGGCGATCGCCTGGATCAGGCCAACCACGTCGCCGATTTTCTGGGCAGCGTCGGAGAGCCGCATCACGTCGGCCGACGAGGCTTCCGTCATGCCCGTCGCGCTGCGCACCACGGTCGTCGCATTGCCGACCTGACGCGAAATCTCCTGGATCGAATGGGTCAGTTCCTCGGCCGCCGAAGCGACCGTCTGGACGTTGACCGATGTTTCCTCCGAAGCCGCCGCCGCCGACACCGCTTCGTCGGAAGCACTTGCCGCGATCGCGGTCAGTGAACGCGATGTCGCCTGCATTTGCCGGGCGCTGCCGTCGACGATCTGCAATACGCCCTCGGTCGCCAGCCGGAAGGTCTCGACGGCGGCGTTCACCTGCTGGTTCCGGGCCGCCCGCTCTTCCAGCAGGATCTGCTGATAGGTCGAGATGGCGAGGTCGAGGTCGAACAGCACCACCTTGTTCAGGCTCTCGATCAGCCGCGCCGCCTTGGTGGACGCGAACCTGTGCTTCGCCAGCACGAGGCGAGCGAGTTCCGACAGCATGAATTGATAGCCGCCGATATACCAGCGCGGCTCCAGTCCGATGTGGTGATGCGCGCGGCCGATGCGATCGATGCTCTCGGCATAGTCGGAGCCGAACTTGCCGCTGAACAATCGTTCCCAATGCCGGACCTGGGCACTTTCCAACGCACCCTGCCGGCTGCCGATCAGCGCCGCCATCTGCGGCTCGACCTGCAGATGGGCATAGAAGCGCTTCAGGATGCCGCCGAGCGCCGGTGCGATCATGGCCCACAACGGCTTGAGATCCGCCGCGGTGCCCTGGTCGATCCGAGCGAAGGCCAGCCGCGTGGAGAGATCCCGGTCCTTGGTCATGAAGCAGCCGTCCCATGCAACGAAATGCGATGACGGATAACTGCCCAGAAATGCTTAACGGATCATTTATACCTAAATATACTTGGAAACGGCAAATAACAATTCAAATACGGATAAATCACTTAAAGGAGAGAGGATCATGCGCAAGAAGCAACAGCAATTCGATGCCAAATCATCACGCGGAAGCGGCTCTATTCCTATCGACCTCGCCGGTTTCTCATGCCATCGCCCGAGGGGCGGTCTTCCTGCACCTGACGCCAGCGACAACGACCGGCCGTCAACGCAGCGACGGCGCGCGTCCGAGCACACGCAAGAGGTCGGCATGGACCGCCGCGATATGGCCCTTGAGAAAATCGCAGGCCGCCTCGACCTGACCCGCGCGGCAGAGCGCGATCAGCTCGCCATGCTCCTTCTCCGCGGTTCCCATCGCTTCGGTGCGGCTGAGCTGCACCCGGGTATAGCGGTCGCTGGTCTGTAGCAGCGACACGACGATCGCTTGCGTCCGCGGCTGTTTGGCCCGGGCATAAAGCGCCATGTGAAAGTCGGCATTGAGAACGCCCCAGCGGCTGACGTCATGGGCGGCGATCGCGCCGACGAACTGGCCCTGGATCTCGTCGAGCCGGACGAAATCCTCCGCCTCGAACAGCGGTGCCGATTGCGCCAGCATGCGCGGCTCGAGGATGCCGCGGAGCTCGAACACATCGTTGATCTCGTCGAGCGACAGTTCCGAGACGATCGCCCCCTTGTGCGGCGCGATCCGGACCAGACCCTCGGCCTCCAGCTGGAACAGCGCTTCACGCACCGGGATGCGGCTGACCCCATAGGTCACCGCCAGCGCGTCCTGGCGCAGCTGTGCTCCGGCCACGTGAGAGCCGTCGAGAATGGCCTGGCGCAGCTGATCGGCGATCGCGGCCGACAGGGTCTTGTGTTTCAGCGGAACGTTCATGCGAGACCCACCTTACAGCATTTTGCCAGGACACAAGCATCGCGGCGCGAGAAGAAAATGCGACAGAACAAGAGGTTAAAGCGCTTCTGCGGGGTCTGGGGCGGCATGGCGCAGGGCTTCTGAAAAATGCTTTCGCGGTGCTTGACTCGAAGATTGTATAAAATCTACGATCTGAAAATTCCAGAGCAAAACGCACTCTCGAGCCCCAGAGCGCAACGATGATCGACCAAGCGATCACATCAGCCCCCGTCATCGCGCCCTATCGGGTGATAACCGGCGCGTCCAACCGGCTGCTTGCCGTCGAGCGCCTGGCGATCATGGGCCTGATGTTCCTTTTGACCGGCTTGATCCTGGTCAATGTGGTGACGCGCTACACCGGCTTTCCGATCTATTGGATCGACGAGTCGGCGGTCTATTCGGTGGTCTGGCTGACCTTCATCGGCGCCTCGGCGATGACCCGCCTGCGTCTCGATTTCTCGGTGACCATGCTGACCGAGCGGCTGCCGCCAGGGCCGATGAAGATCGCCAAGGTCATATCAACCGGCGCCGTCGTCGCCTTCGGCCTGGCGCTCGCCGCCATGTGCTGGCTGTGGATGGACCCGGTCGGCATCGCGCGGGCCGGTTTCGACGCCCGCGAATTCGCCGGCGACAGCTTCAACTTCCTCTACACCGAGCGGACCCAGACGCTGAACTGGCCGACCTGGGTGCTCTACCTGATCCTGCCGATCTTCGCCGTGTCGATGACCATCCACGGCGCCGCCAACATCCTGGAGGACCTGGAGCTCGTGCCGAAGGCCGCGCTGCCCGGCTTCAGGCTCTCCGACATCGATGCGGTGAACTGACGATGATCACCACCACCGCCTTCATGATCATCATGCTGGTCGGCGTGCCGATCGGGCTCTGCCTGTGCATCGCCGGCATGGTCTACATCATGGCCTCGGGCAATCCGCTCCTGTTCCAGAGTTTCCCGCTGCAGCTCTTCGGCGGCGTCGACAGCTACGGCCTGATCGCCATTCCGCTGTTCATCCTGATCGGCGAGATCATGAATGGTGGCGGCATCACCCGGCGTATCGTCGACATGGCCATGGCCTTTGTCGGCCAGCTCCGCGGCGGGCTCGCCTATGTCAACATTCTCGCCAACATGTTCGTCTCCTCGATCCTGGGCTCGGCGACCGCCCAGGTCGCGATCATGGCGCAGATCATGGTCCCGGAGATGGAGAAGAAGGGTTACGACAAGACCTTCGCGGCGGGGTTGACGGCCTATGGCGGCATGCTCGGCCCGATCATCCCGCCCTCGGTGATGTTCGTCGTCTACAGCGTGCTGGCCCAGGTCTCGGTCAGCGACATGCTGATCGCCGGCATCGTGCCGGGCGTGGTCCTCACCGTGATGTTCTGCGTCGTCATCGCGCTGATGGGTTATGTCTACAATTACCCGCGCGCCGAGCCGATGACCGTGCGCCAGCGGATCAGCACCATCCTCGGCGCCTGCCCGACCTTGCTGATCCCGATCGTCATTGTCGGCTCGATCCTCGGCGGCCTCGCCAATGCCACCGAATCGGCGGCGGTCGGTACCGTTGCAGCGGCTCTGATCGGCCGTTACTGGACCAAGGAATTCTCGTTCTCGCGGCTGCCCGAAATGATGCTGCGCGCCGGCATCTATTCGGCCGTCGTGTTGTTCCTGGTCGCCGCCGCCGCGGTGTTCTCCTGGGTGCTGATCTTCGGCAAGGTGCCGCAGGAGGCCGCCGCCTGGATCCAGTCGGTCGCCAAGGATCCGGTCAGCTTCATGCTGCTGGTCAATGTGATCTTGCTGGTGATCGGCACCGTCATCGACGGCATTCCCGGCCTGATCATGACCGTGCCGATCCTGCTGCCCATCGCCACCGAGGTCTATGGCATCGACCCCAGGCAGTTCGGCGTGGTGGTCGTGGTCAACCTGGTGCTCGGGCTGCTGTCGCCCCCCGTCGGCCTTTGCTTCTTCGTCGCCGCCGCCGTCACCGGCGCCAAGCCCGGCAAGATGTTCCTCGTCACCCTGCCGTTCTTCGGCATCTCCTGCGTCCTGCTCGTCCTGCTCTCGCTCTACCCCTTCCTGTCGCTTGCCTTGCTGAAATAACCGCAGCCGCCCCTCAAAACCCACGGAGTGATCCATGACCCTGTCCCGTCGTCATCTCATCACGGCCGCCGCCGCTGGTGTTGTCCTGCCGCTCGCCGCGCCCTCGCTGGCGCTCGCCCAGGCGCGTGAATTCCGCTTGGGCATCCTCACGCCCAACGGCCATCCCTGGAACAAGGCCGCGCTCAAGGTCGGCGACATGCTGAAGGCCGAGACCAATGGCCGCCTGTCGCTGACCGTGTTCCATTCCGGCCAGCTCGGCAACGAGGCCGCCATGCTGCAGCAGATGCAGTCCGGCGCCCTCGACATGGGCTGGATCATGGCGGCCGAGCTCGGCTCGCGGGTGCCGGCCATTGCCGCGATCACCGCGCCCTATGTCGTCGATTCGACGCCGAAGATCGCCAAGCTGGTGCGCCATCCCGTGGCGATGAAACTGTTCGACGTGCTGCCGCGCGAGACCGGCACGGTCGGCCTTGCCTGGGGCATCACCGGCATGCGCGCGATCTTCTCGGCGCGCGACATTTCGAGCCTCGCCGATATCCGCGGCATGAAGCTGCGCATCAACGCGACACCGGTCTATCGCGACTTCTACCAGGCGCTCGGCGCCGCCCCGACACCGATCCCGACGCCGGCCGTGTTCGACGCCATGACCAACGGCCAGGTCGACGGCCTGGAGGCCGATCTCGAATTCTCCTGGAACCAGCGCTTCGACAAGGTGTCGAAGGTCATCCTGCAGATGAATGCCGTGTTCATGCCGATGATCGCGCTGGTCTCCGGCCGGGTCTGGCAGACCGTGCCGGCCGGCGATCGCGAACTGATCACCAAGACCGTCAAGACCGCGCTCGACGCCCAGATCGACGAGCTCGCGCTGAACGAACCGAAGCTGATCGAGCAGTTCCGGGCGGCCCCCATCACCATCCGCACGGCGAACGTGGCCGACGCCCAGGCTGTCATCCAGGACTTCGACAAGATCTGGCTGCCGAAAGCGCCGGTTCTCGCCGACCTGCGCAAGGCCGGCGCCAGCCTCTGAGCCCATTCGACCACCTGTCCGGGGGGCGCGGCCCGAGTGCCCGCCCCTCCCCTTTGGAGATTACCAATGAGCCCGCGCATTTCCTGGGAAGGCGTCTTCCCGGCCGTGACCACCCAGTTCCGCGACGACCTGTCGCTCGACATCGACGCCACCGCCGGCGTCATGGACCGCCTGATCCGCGACGGCGTCTCGGGCCTGATCATCTGTGGTTCGGTCGGCGAGAACACCTCGCTCGAGCGCAAGGAGAAGATCGCCATCATGGAAGCGGCGAAATCGGTCGCCGCCGGCCGCGTGCCGGTTCTCTGCGGCATCGCCGAATTCACCACCGCCTTCGCGGTCGAGACCGCCAAGGAAGCGTCCCGTGTCGGCATCGACGGCATCATGGTCATGCCGGCGCTGGTCTATTCGTCGAAGCCGCACGAGACCGCCGCGCATTTCCGCGCGGTCGCCTGCGCCACCGACCTGCCGGTCATGCTCTACAACAACCCGCCGATCTATAAGAACGACGTGACGCCGGATATCCTCGTCTCGCTCGCCGATGTCGAGACGGTCGTCTGCTTCAAGGACTCCTCCGGCGACACCCGCCGCTTCATCGATACCCGCAACAAGGTCGGCGATCGCTTCGTGCTGTTCGCCGGTCTCGACGACGTCATCGTCGAGAGCGTCGCCATGGGCGCCGCCGGCTGGGTCTCCGGCATGTCCAACGCGTTCCCGCGCGAGGGCGAGACGCTGTTCCGGCTCGCCAAGCAGGGCCGCTTCGCCGAAGCCATGCCGCTCTACGAATGGTTCATGCCGCTCCTGCATCTCGATGCCCGCCCGGACCTCGTCCAGTGCATCAAGCTCTGCGAGCACATCATGGGCCGCGGCACCTGGCTCACCCGCCCGCCGCGGCTGGCCCTGCTGCCGCACGAGAAAGCCGAGGTCGAGGCCATGATGGCCGCCGCCTTGAAGGTTCGCCCCGCCCTCCCCGATGTCGGCCTGAAGATCGCCGCCTGACGTGGCACGTCACCTGGCCCTTCTCCGCATTTGCCGAGCGTTAAGCACAATGCGGAGAGGCTTCCCCGGGCTTAACCTGCCGTTGAGCGGGATCGGCTCCTTTGCCCTGGGGGACAGGGGTGTTCGATGGACAGGACCGACATGACATTCAGCCTGCCGACCTGGCGCGTCACGCGCTGGTTGGTGGAGCCGGGCGCGGATGTTCCCGACAATATCCGCCACGCGCTGATCGCCAGCCTGTTCGGCACCTTGCCGATCTTCTTTGGCGGGGTCGCCAACACCATCCTGGTCGCGACCGCGGTGGTCATCCGCCAGCCGCAGCCGCTGTTCATCGCCTGGCTCTGTTTCGAAGTGGCCCTGTGCATCAGCCGTTTCGTCGTGCTGGTCGTTGCGCAGCGCGCCGCGGCCGCCGGACGCAAGACGCCGACCGATATCTCGATCGTGCTCGCCGTCTGCTGGGGCTTCAGCGTCGGCCTCGGCACATTTCTCGGCCTGACCTGCGGCGACGGGGTGATCGCGACGCTCACCTGCCTCTCCGCCGCCGCCATGGTCGGCGGCATATGCTTCCGCAATTTCGGCGCGCCGCGCATGGCCGCCGCCATGATCGTGCTGAGCCTCGGCCCTTTGTGCCTCGGCACCCTGTTCACCGGCGAGCCGCTGCTGCTGGTCGTGTTCCTGCAGATCCCCTTCTATCTCTACAGCATGAGCGCCGCGGCCTTCAGGCTGAACCGGATGGTGGTGACGACCATGAAGGCCGAGCAGGACAACGCCCATCGCGCGCGCCATGACGCGCTGACCGGCCTGTCCAACCGCGCCGGCCTGACCAGCGCGTTGAGCGACCGGCTGGCCGGCCGCGCCGATGCCCCCAGCCACCTCGCCCTGTTCTACCTCGACCTCGACGGCTTCAAGACGGTCAACGATACCTATGGCCACGCCGCCGGCGACCGGGTGCTGCAGCTGGTCGCCGACAGGTTCGACGGACTGGTGCGCATTGGCGACGTCACCGCCCGGCTCGGCGGCGACGAATTCGTCGTGCTGGCCGACATGATCGATCCGGATACGGCGCTCCGCTTCGGCGCACGGCTGATCGAGGCGATCGCCGGCAGCTATGATCTCGGCGACGGCGCCGAGGCCTTGGTCGGCGTCAGCGTCGGCATAGCCTGCGCGCCCGACCATGGCAGCGATGTCGCGACCCTGCTGGCCGCTGCCGATGCCGCCCTTTATGACGCAAAGTCGCTCGGCAAATGCCGCTGCGCCCTGGCAACCGCCAATGCGGGCGCCGCAAACCTGCTTCGGAACGCGCCGCCGCGCGACCGTGATAGGCTCGCCGGCCCCGCCCTGGCCGTCCGCTCGGCGGCCTGATCGGTGCCATGGATCGTCACCGGTTGCATGCCGGCGCGGGCCGCCGCATACCGGCGGCGCAATGTGAAGCAGGCCAAGCCATGTCACGCACCACCTTCTTCTGCATCGACGGCCATACCTGCGGCAATCCGGTGCGTGTCGTCACCGGCGGCTCGATCCCGCAACTTGCGGGCGACACCATGTTCGAGCGGCGCCAGCATTTCCTCCGGGAGTTCGACTGGATCCGCACCGGCCTGATGTTCGAGCCGCGCGGCCACGACATGATGTCGGGCTCGATCCTCTATCCGCCAACGCGCGCGGATTGCGACGTCGGCATCCTCTTCATCGAAACCTCCGGCTGCCTGCCCATGTGTGGCCACGGCACCATCGGCACGGTGACCACCATCATCGAGCACGGCCTCGTCACGCCGAAGACGCCGGGCCTCCTGAAGCTCGATACGCCGGCCGGCCTGGTCGAGGCGCGCTACGTCCAGAACGGCCCCTTTGTCGACAGCGTCCGGCTGACCAATGTGCCCTCGTTCCTGCTCGGGCGCGGCTACGAGGTCGATGTCGAGGGGCTCGGCACGCTTGTCGTCGATGTCGCTTATGGCGGCAATTTCTACGCCATCGTCGAGCCGCAGCCGGGCTACCGCGATCTCGAGGACCTGCAACCCTCCGACGTGCTGCGGTTCAGCCCGGCGCTGCGTCGCGCCTTCAATGCGCGCCACAGAATCGTGCATCCGGCCAATCCGGCGCTCGATCACCTCACCCATGTCCTGTGGACCGGTCGGCCCATGCACGGCGGCACCGCCCGCAACGCGGTGTTCTATGGCGACAAGGCGATCGACCGCTCGCCCTGCGGCACCGGCACGTCGGCCCGCATGGCCCAGCTCGCCGCCACCGGCCGGCTCGCCGCGGGTGACGATTTCATCCATGAATCGATCATCGGCTCGAAGTTCACCGGCCGGATCGAAGGCCAGACCCGGGTCGGCCATGTCGAAGCGATCATTCCCTCGATCGAGGGCTGGGCGCGGGTGACCGGCACCAGCACGATCACCATTGACGATCGCGATCCCTATTGGGCCGGATTTCAAGTCGCCGATCGGTAACGTCGCCGGCCGGTCGGCGCGCCGTTCAAGGCTGCGGCGCGACCACCGGATAGACCGAGGTGAACGGCTCGATGCGGACGATGCCGGCGGCGAAGACGCCGACCTTGGCCATCGGCGCCATGACCAATGCGCCGTCGACCCGGCGCTGCACCGCATAGCGCCAGAGCGACACCTGCCCCTCGGCGGCGATCTTGCGGGAAATCAGTTCGGCCTGGGCGCCGGCGCCAAGCCCTGCCAGTTCGGCATCCGGCACGCCGATGAAGATCTCGTCGCGCGGCCCGATCACCTTGAACAGGGTGATGCCGCTCGCGGCCGGAGCGGT
This portion of the Phreatobacter stygius genome encodes:
- a CDS encoding GGDEF domain-containing protein; protein product: MTFSLPTWRVTRWLVEPGADVPDNIRHALIASLFGTLPIFFGGVANTILVATAVVIRQPQPLFIAWLCFEVALCISRFVVLVVAQRAAAAGRKTPTDISIVLAVCWGFSVGLGTFLGLTCGDGVIATLTCLSAAAMVGGICFRNFGAPRMAAAMIVLSLGPLCLGTLFTGEPLLLVVFLQIPFYLYSMSAAAFRLNRMVVTTMKAEQDNAHRARHDALTGLSNRAGLTSALSDRLAGRADAPSHLALFYLDLDGFKTVNDTYGHAAGDRVLQLVADRFDGLVRIGDVTARLGGDEFVVLADMIDPDTALRFGARLIEAIAGSYDLGDGAEALVGVSVGIACAPDHGSDVATLLAAADAALYDAKSLGKCRCALATANAGAANLLRNAPPRDRDRLAGPALAVRSAA
- a CDS encoding TRAP transporter large permease, with translation MITTTAFMIIMLVGVPIGLCLCIAGMVYIMASGNPLLFQSFPLQLFGGVDSYGLIAIPLFILIGEIMNGGGITRRIVDMAMAFVGQLRGGLAYVNILANMFVSSILGSATAQVAIMAQIMVPEMEKKGYDKTFAAGLTAYGGMLGPIIPPSVMFVVYSVLAQVSVSDMLIAGIVPGVVLTVMFCVVIALMGYVYNYPRAEPMTVRQRISTILGACPTLLIPIVIVGSILGGLANATESAAVGTVAAALIGRYWTKEFSFSRLPEMMLRAGIYSAVVLFLVAAAAVFSWVLIFGKVPQEAAAWIQSVAKDPVSFMLLVNVILLVIGTVIDGIPGLIMTVPILLPIATEVYGIDPRQFGVVVVVNLVLGLLSPPVGLCFFVAAAVTGAKPGKMFLVTLPFFGISCVLLVLLSLYPFLSLALLK
- a CDS encoding dihydrodipicolinate synthase family protein, coding for MSPRISWEGVFPAVTTQFRDDLSLDIDATAGVMDRLIRDGVSGLIICGSVGENTSLERKEKIAIMEAAKSVAAGRVPVLCGIAEFTTAFAVETAKEASRVGIDGIMVMPALVYSSKPHETAAHFRAVACATDLPVMLYNNPPIYKNDVTPDILVSLADVETVVCFKDSSGDTRRFIDTRNKVGDRFVLFAGLDDVIVESVAMGAAGWVSGMSNAFPREGETLFRLAKQGRFAEAMPLYEWFMPLLHLDARPDLVQCIKLCEHIMGRGTWLTRPPRLALLPHEKAEVEAMMAAALKVRPALPDVGLKIAA
- a CDS encoding 4-hydroxyproline epimerase, with protein sequence MSRTTFFCIDGHTCGNPVRVVTGGSIPQLAGDTMFERRQHFLREFDWIRTGLMFEPRGHDMMSGSILYPPTRADCDVGILFIETSGCLPMCGHGTIGTVTTIIEHGLVTPKTPGLLKLDTPAGLVEARYVQNGPFVDSVRLTNVPSFLLGRGYEVDVEGLGTLVVDVAYGGNFYAIVEPQPGYRDLEDLQPSDVLRFSPALRRAFNARHRIVHPANPALDHLTHVLWTGRPMHGGTARNAVFYGDKAIDRSPCGTGTSARMAQLAATGRLAAGDDFIHESIIGSKFTGRIEGQTRVGHVEAIIPSIEGWARVTGTSTITIDDRDPYWAGFQVADR
- a CDS encoding TRAP transporter substrate-binding protein translates to MTLSRRHLITAAAAGVVLPLAAPSLALAQAREFRLGILTPNGHPWNKAALKVGDMLKAETNGRLSLTVFHSGQLGNEAAMLQQMQSGALDMGWIMAAELGSRVPAIAAITAPYVVDSTPKIAKLVRHPVAMKLFDVLPRETGTVGLAWGITGMRAIFSARDISSLADIRGMKLRINATPVYRDFYQALGAAPTPIPTPAVFDAMTNGQVDGLEADLEFSWNQRFDKVSKVILQMNAVFMPMIALVSGRVWQTVPAGDRELITKTVKTALDAQIDELALNEPKLIEQFRAAPITIRTANVADAQAVIQDFDKIWLPKAPVLADLRKAGASL